One genomic segment of Alkalimarinus alittae includes these proteins:
- the ccoS gene encoding cbb3-type cytochrome oxidase assembly protein CcoS — protein MEILYILIPLSIVLISLAVVIFSWAVKSGQFDDLEGPAHSILFDDDEGMVPSNNSKPEPTVPVCKPNNTD, from the coding sequence TTGGAAATCCTATACATATTAATCCCGCTATCAATTGTCCTAATATCTCTAGCCGTCGTTATATTTAGCTGGGCAGTAAAGAGTGGCCAATTTGATGACCTTGAAGGCCCCGCCCATAGCATTTTATTTGACGATGATGAGGGTATGGTGCCATCAAACAACTCAAAACCTGAGCCAACCGTCCCCGTCTGTAAACCTAATAATACTGACTAG
- a CDS encoding phosphoribosyltransferase family protein produces MVFDDYLIKSLISRYNDFPTKGISYIDLSRLISTPKAFRMVIDGFVQHYIDANIDRIVAIETNALPFASAVAYGLNCPLSFIRKYKRTPEKWYKELHPGINYEALYIREDECESTDNVLLFDDVVISGHTISTASALVRRSGASINEICCIVALSDCGGVAQAQSLDLNLYPLISL; encoded by the coding sequence ATGGTTTTTGATGATTATCTTATTAAGTCTTTAATCTCCCGTTATAACGACTTCCCAACGAAAGGCATCAGCTATATTGATCTTTCTAGATTAATATCGACCCCAAAAGCATTCAGAATGGTCATTGATGGTTTTGTTCAACATTACATCGATGCCAATATTGATCGAATCGTTGCTATAGAAACAAATGCATTACCTTTCGCATCAGCAGTCGCTTACGGCCTCAATTGCCCCTTATCATTCATCAGAAAATATAAACGAACCCCAGAAAAATGGTACAAAGAACTACACCCTGGCATTAATTATGAGGCGCTTTATATAAGAGAAGATGAGTGTGAAAGTACTGATAACGTGCTTTTATTTGATGACGTTGTTATATCTGGACACACGATCAGCACAGCATCTGCTTTGGTAAGGCGTAGTGGCGCCAGTATAAATGAGATCTGCTGCATAGTGGCATTATCTGATTGTGGCGGAGTAGCACAAGCCCAATCACTTGATTTAAATCTATACCCCCTTATTTCTTTGTAG
- the hemN gene encoding oxygen-independent coproporphyrinogen III oxidase → MNNIDKLVWNEDLIRRYDLSGPRYTSYPTAVQFDGEFGAKDCVSAADMCRNSDAPLSLYVHIPFCAHVCYYCACNKVITKHRDRAQPYLDRLYKDIKMQSDLFSENRIVEQLHWGGGTPTFIADEQMRELMSELRKNFKLLDDDSGDYSIEIDPREASEETLKTLREIGFNRISLGVQDFNPKVQKAVNRVQSEEETRFVLDTGRALGFKSINLDLIYGLPFQTPETFAETVQRVLDMSPDRLSVFNYAHMPHRFMPQRRINEEDLPTPDQKLVILHETIETLLNAGYVYIGMDHFAKPDDELAIAQKHGKLHRNFQGYTTHSDCDLISMGVSSISQVGQCYYQNHHDLEEYNQAIDDNLLPVKRGVWLTDDDLIRKDAIMQLICHFSLDMNAFEKQHNLVFAEYFKDEMSRLSQYVTDKLINIEGDTIYVQPGGRLLIRAICKVFDKYIPAEEIQKGYSRII, encoded by the coding sequence ATGAACAATATCGACAAGTTAGTTTGGAATGAAGATCTTATCAGGCGTTACGACCTTTCTGGTCCAAGATACACTTCATACCCAACAGCGGTTCAATTCGATGGAGAGTTTGGCGCCAAGGACTGCGTATCTGCCGCTGACATGTGCAGAAATAGCGACGCGCCGTTATCACTGTATGTTCACATTCCTTTTTGCGCGCATGTTTGCTACTACTGTGCTTGTAACAAAGTGATTACTAAGCATCGCGATCGTGCACAGCCATATCTAGATCGCCTGTATAAAGATATTAAAATGCAATCAGATTTATTCTCCGAAAATCGCATTGTAGAGCAGTTGCATTGGGGTGGCGGTACACCCACATTCATAGCCGATGAACAGATGCGTGAGTTAATGTCTGAATTGCGTAAAAACTTCAAATTACTTGATGATGATAGTGGCGATTACTCGATTGAAATTGACCCAAGAGAAGCCAGCGAAGAGACCTTAAAAACCCTTCGAGAAATTGGCTTCAATCGGATCTCATTAGGTGTTCAAGACTTTAACCCTAAAGTTCAAAAAGCCGTTAACCGCGTACAGTCAGAGGAAGAAACACGGTTTGTACTTGATACCGGTAGAGCACTAGGGTTTAAGTCTATCAACCTTGACCTTATTTACGGTCTCCCCTTTCAAACACCTGAAACGTTTGCTGAGACAGTCCAACGTGTACTTGATATGAGCCCAGACAGGCTATCTGTATTTAACTACGCGCATATGCCCCACAGATTTATGCCTCAGCGAAGAATCAATGAAGAAGATTTACCAACACCTGATCAAAAGCTTGTCATTCTGCATGAGACCATCGAAACGCTATTGAATGCCGGTTATGTTTATATCGGTATGGATCACTTTGCTAAGCCAGATGACGAATTAGCGATCGCACAAAAACACGGTAAGTTACATCGCAACTTTCAGGGTTATACAACTCACAGCGACTGCGACTTAATCAGTATGGGCGTTTCATCTATCAGTCAAGTGGGTCAATGTTATTACCAGAACCACCATGATCTTGAAGAATACAATCAAGCTATTGACGACAACTTACTGCCAGTAAAACGTGGTGTTTGGCTTACTGATGACGACTTAATTCGAAAAGATGCGATTATGCAGCTTATCTGTCATTTCAGCCTTGATATGAACGCGTTTGAAAAACAACACAATTTAGTTTTTGCTGAATACTTTAAAGATGAAATGAGCCGCTTATCTCAGTACGTGACTGACAAGCTTATAAATATCGAGGGTGATACCATTTACGTACAACCCGGTGGGCGACTTCTAATACGTGCAATCTGTAAAGTATTTGATAAATACATTCCTGCTGAAGAAATACAAAAGGGCTATTCTAGAATCATCTAG
- a CDS encoding sulfite exporter TauE/SafE family protein, with product MEHTLELSTAFIIGLLGGTHCIGMCGGITSALSMAIPTGEGYQKRLLLTLLSYNVGRISSYSVAGLIVGTFGWLLADQSSVVFLGLRTFAATLLVLMGIYIAGWGNGLTLIEKAGSTLWRKVEPYSKKILPVKDLRGALLLGMLWGWLPCGLVYSTLVWSSMANAPLSSAALMMAFGLGTLPAILTTGLLAERASSLLKNKGFKAMSGTLLIIYGVWSFPFIQSLAV from the coding sequence ATGGAACACACGCTTGAACTCAGCACAGCATTCATCATAGGCCTTCTTGGCGGTACACATTGCATTGGTATGTGTGGAGGCATCACTAGCGCGCTATCGATGGCAATCCCAACAGGTGAGGGCTATCAAAAACGCCTACTACTTACCCTACTTTCTTATAACGTAGGCCGTATCTCTAGCTATTCAGTAGCGGGGCTTATTGTTGGCACCTTCGGTTGGCTGCTGGCAGACCAAAGCTCTGTTGTTTTTTTAGGACTTAGAACATTCGCTGCCACGTTATTAGTACTGATGGGGATCTATATAGCAGGATGGGGAAACGGCCTAACATTGATCGAAAAAGCAGGCAGTACACTATGGAGAAAAGTAGAGCCTTATTCTAAAAAAATATTACCCGTCAAAGACCTAAGAGGCGCTCTACTGCTAGGAATGCTCTGGGGGTGGTTACCCTGCGGCCTAGTTTACTCGACACTAGTATGGTCTAGCATGGCTAATGCACCTCTAAGCTCTGCCGCTTTAATGATGGCATTTGGGCTAGGAACACTCCCCGCGATCCTTACCACCGGTTTACTAGCTGAGAGGGCGTCCAGCCTACTCAAAAATAAAGGCTTTAAAGCCATGTCAGGAACACTGTTAATCATTTATGGGGTTTGGAGCTTTCCTTTTATACAATCATTAGCAGTCTAA
- a CDS encoding heavy metal translocating P-type ATPase has protein sequence MDQNPGLCYHCGEPNPKNANITLALGGKNRDFCCQGCKAVAQMISDSGMEGFYQHRSQLSTTPQEIADITKNELKLYDNPELQKEFVTEVQASEGSSAINEATLIIEGITCSACIWLLEKHISSNQGVKSFHINHTTQRALLTWSSSQALLSDILLMVYQLGYKAHPFKPNLEEEILNRERKSAIIRLGIAGIAMMQNMMLSVPLYVGMINGISDEFVLLFRWVSLFVTTPVVLYSARPFFQAAIRDLKTRHLTMDVPVSLAIFIAYTASVYITITGGEDVYFDSVAMFTFFLLLGRFLESQARLKSGQSISQLISLIPPSAIKLVDGEEAIIAAKDLKVGDLVLIKPATVIPADGIISLGQSSLDESALTGEFMPVTKQAGDAVTGGTTNVENAFEMTVTAVGSNARISSIMRLLNRAQSEKPKTALIADKVASYFVAAVLVITSSVFIYWWLKGSADAFSIALSVLVVTCPCALSLATPTALTAATNLLRSKGFLITRGHVLESLAQTNDLIFDKTGTLTVGQIIVSDVIPTSTLDRSTLLNIAASLEQHSEHPIAKAFQEFQPLITESIVATPGGGIEGIVNGCKYRIGHIKYASALIDHPNSTISAPSDDQWLALTSTKQVVGWFLIGDRLRDESIDVIRNLQLDGYQCTLLSGDQSGSVISTAKTLGIKDAIGGASPEDKLRYMQSKQEAGKNTIMIGDGLNDVPVMAGTQLSVAMGNANDLAKLKADAILLSNNLNTLELALLTGKKTRKIIRQNISWAIGYNLLALPLAASGMIPPYAAAIGMSASSLIVVCNAMRLKA, from the coding sequence GTGGACCAAAACCCTGGACTCTGTTACCACTGCGGCGAGCCAAACCCCAAAAACGCAAATATAACGCTAGCGCTTGGTGGTAAAAATCGTGATTTTTGCTGCCAAGGCTGCAAAGCCGTTGCTCAGATGATATCTGATAGCGGAATGGAGGGGTTCTATCAACATCGAAGTCAATTATCTACAACACCGCAAGAAATTGCTGACATCACAAAGAATGAATTAAAGCTGTACGATAACCCTGAACTCCAAAAAGAGTTTGTAACAGAAGTTCAGGCTTCTGAAGGCTCTTCTGCGATCAATGAAGCAACGCTTATCATTGAAGGTATCACCTGTTCAGCATGTATATGGCTACTCGAAAAGCATATATCCTCTAATCAAGGGGTTAAATCGTTTCATATTAATCACACAACCCAGCGAGCACTATTAACTTGGTCATCTAGCCAAGCGTTATTAAGTGATATCTTGCTGATGGTTTACCAGCTGGGCTATAAAGCACATCCCTTTAAGCCGAACTTAGAAGAAGAAATTTTAAACAGAGAAAGAAAGAGCGCTATTATTAGGCTTGGCATTGCTGGCATCGCGATGATGCAGAATATGATGCTATCAGTACCACTGTATGTAGGTATGATAAATGGCATCTCTGATGAATTCGTTTTACTTTTTCGCTGGGTAAGCCTTTTTGTGACCACGCCGGTTGTGCTTTACTCCGCTCGCCCTTTCTTTCAAGCGGCTATTAGAGACCTTAAAACACGCCACTTAACCATGGACGTGCCCGTATCTCTCGCTATATTCATTGCCTACACCGCTAGCGTATATATTACGATTACTGGTGGAGAAGATGTTTATTTTGACTCTGTGGCGATGTTTACTTTCTTCCTTCTATTGGGGCGTTTTTTAGAGAGCCAAGCACGATTAAAGTCCGGCCAATCGATTTCGCAGTTAATAAGTTTAATCCCACCTTCTGCCATAAAATTAGTTGACGGTGAAGAGGCTATCATTGCGGCAAAAGATCTCAAAGTTGGGGATTTAGTACTTATTAAGCCTGCCACTGTCATCCCCGCAGACGGTATTATTAGCCTCGGCCAGAGTAGCCTAGATGAATCAGCTTTAACCGGTGAATTTATGCCTGTGACAAAACAAGCGGGCGATGCAGTTACCGGAGGCACCACCAACGTTGAGAACGCGTTTGAGATGACGGTTACAGCGGTGGGCTCAAACGCTCGCATCAGCTCCATCATGAGGTTACTTAACCGAGCTCAAAGCGAGAAACCTAAGACTGCACTTATTGCTGACAAAGTCGCCAGTTATTTTGTGGCTGCCGTATTAGTGATTACCTCTTCTGTATTTATATATTGGTGGCTAAAGGGTTCAGCCGATGCGTTTTCCATTGCACTGTCTGTATTAGTCGTTACCTGCCCATGTGCACTCTCTTTAGCTACACCTACCGCACTAACCGCCGCCACCAATTTATTACGCTCAAAAGGGTTTTTAATTACACGCGGACACGTCTTAGAGTCTCTCGCTCAAACTAACGACCTTATATTTGATAAAACCGGCACATTAACTGTTGGGCAAATCATTGTCAGTGACGTCATACCCACCTCGACACTCGACCGAAGTACACTACTGAACATTGCTGCAAGCCTGGAACAGCACTCTGAACACCCTATTGCTAAAGCATTTCAAGAATTTCAGCCGCTTATAACCGAATCTATCGTCGCTACACCAGGTGGTGGTATAGAAGGTATAGTTAACGGCTGTAAATATCGCATAGGGCATATTAAATATGCTTCAGCGTTAATCGACCACCCTAATTCTACTATTTCAGCTCCAAGTGATGATCAGTGGCTAGCCTTAACCTCAACAAAGCAAGTCGTTGGTTGGTTTCTAATCGGAGACAGACTGAGAGATGAAAGCATAGATGTCATTAGAAACCTTCAGTTAGACGGTTATCAGTGTACGTTATTAAGCGGTGATCAATCAGGTTCAGTAATATCTACGGCTAAAACATTAGGTATTAAAGACGCAATTGGTGGCGCCTCTCCTGAAGACAAGTTACGTTATATGCAGTCAAAACAAGAGGCAGGTAAAAACACCATAATGATCGGTGATGGGCTCAATGATGTCCCCGTAATGGCTGGCACTCAGCTTTCCGTAGCCATGGGCAATGCGAATGACCTAGCAAAATTGAAAGCGGATGCCATTTTACTATCAAACAATCTTAATACTCTTGAATTAGCGTTATTGACCGGTAAAAAAACCCGTAAAATAATCCGCCAGAATATCAGCTGGGCAATCGGTTACAATCTTTTAGCACTCCCCTTAGCTGCAAGCGGTATGATCCCCCCTTATGCTGCAGCAATCGGTATGTCTGCCAGTTCGCTTATTGTTGTGTGTAATGCCATGCGACTTAAAGCTTAA
- a CDS encoding Tll0287-like domain-containing protein: MSQTVNADDDLQSLTQQSKVAIKQLGSALKHTLTSTMKAKGPSAALEVCNIEAPIITTSVSTDQDIDVRRTSLKPRNSSNAPDSWERQILASFEQQKNEGVDMSMLEHGAITVIDGEKIFRFMKAIPTQAGCLACHGGTVKPDLKEKISALYPNDTATGFKEGDIRGAFTVKIKL; the protein is encoded by the coding sequence ATGAGTCAGACCGTCAATGCTGATGACGATCTTCAGTCGCTAACCCAGCAAAGCAAGGTGGCAATTAAGCAGCTTGGTTCAGCGTTAAAACATACACTAACTTCGACAATGAAAGCTAAGGGGCCTTCAGCTGCACTTGAAGTATGTAATATCGAAGCCCCTATCATCACAACATCAGTATCAACAGACCAAGATATTGATGTTAGACGAACAAGCTTGAAGCCAAGAAACTCATCAAACGCCCCTGACAGCTGGGAGCGTCAAATATTAGCCTCATTTGAACAACAAAAAAATGAAGGTGTTGATATGTCGATGCTAGAGCATGGCGCTATCACCGTTATTGATGGAGAAAAAATATTTAGATTTATGAAAGCAATCCCAACACAAGCAGGATGCCTTGCCTGTCATGGCGGCACTGTTAAACCAGACTTAAAGGAAAAAATTTCAGCCCTCTACCCTAATGACACTGCAACAGGCTTTAAAGAGGGTGATATTAGAGGTGCATTTACGGTTAAGATTAAGCTCTAA
- the ttcA gene encoding tRNA 2-thiocytidine(32) synthetase TtcA, giving the protein MTVSVSEDKIEQLEMNKLQKKLRHDVGKAIVDFNMISEGDKVMCCLSGGKDSYAMLDILINLQRRAPIRFEIIAVNLDQKQPGFPEAILPNYLKTLGVDYHIIEKDTYSIVKDKIPEGSTTCGLCSRLRRGILYNFAAEHGVTKIALGHHRDDILETLFLNMFYGGKLKSMPPKLKSDDGRNIVIRPMAYCREKDIARYAEIKQFPIIPCNLCGSQENLQRKKIKEMFQEWDQQHPGRLESMFRAIQNVVPSHLADTTRYNFDSMTQAEPIEPFEKLDVLNI; this is encoded by the coding sequence ATGACAGTTTCGGTTAGCGAAGATAAAATTGAACAGCTTGAAATGAACAAGCTTCAAAAGAAGTTAAGGCATGATGTCGGTAAGGCTATTGTTGACTTCAATATGATTAGTGAAGGCGATAAGGTTATGTGTTGCTTGAGTGGAGGTAAAGACTCGTATGCAATGCTTGATATCTTGATCAATCTTCAACGAAGGGCACCTATCCGTTTTGAAATCATCGCTGTTAACCTTGACCAAAAACAGCCGGGTTTCCCTGAGGCTATCTTACCAAACTACCTAAAAACGTTAGGTGTTGATTATCATATTATTGAAAAAGATACCTACAGCATTGTTAAGGATAAAATTCCTGAAGGTAGTACAACATGCGGACTTTGTTCTCGGTTAAGACGTGGTATTTTATATAATTTTGCAGCTGAGCATGGCGTCACCAAAATAGCGCTCGGTCATCACCGTGATGACATTTTAGAAACGCTCTTTTTAAATATGTTTTATGGTGGAAAGCTGAAGTCGATGCCTCCGAAGCTGAAAAGTGACGATGGTAGAAATATAGTCATTCGGCCAATGGCTTATTGTCGCGAAAAAGATATTGCACGCTATGCTGAGATTAAACAGTTTCCTATTATTCCTTGTAACCTGTGTGGGTCACAAGAAAATTTACAGCGTAAAAAAATCAAAGAGATGTTTCAAGAGTGGGATCAACAGCACCCAGGACGCTTAGAAAGTATGTTTAGGGCTATCCAAAACGTTGTTCCTTCGCACTTAGCTGATACTACTCGGTATAATTTTGATTCAATGACGCAGGCAGAGCCTATTGAGCCATTTGAGAAACTCGATGTTCTGAATATATAA